The sequence below is a genomic window from Nitrospiria bacterium.
TCATCGGGGTTTTTGTCATTCTTAAGGGTTTTTCTTTTATAGGAGCAGGAACTGCCCATTCTGCTTTTGCAGGGGTCACCTTGGCTTATCTGTTGGGGATCAATCCCATGGGGCTGGCCATCCTTTTTGGGGTGGGAGCAGTCTGGGTGATCGGGTTTTTAGAACAAAAAGGCAAAATGAAACTGGATGTTTCTACCGGAATCTTCTATACCTCTACCATGGCCTTGGCCATTCTCTTTATTGGTATGATGAAAGGCTACAATGCAGAGGTGTATGGGTATCTTTTCGGTTCTATCCTTTCAGTCAGTCAAACCGATATTTGGATCATGAGCTTCGTGACCTTCTTGATTCTTTTCATTATTTTTCTTTTCTATAAAGAATTTCATTTTATTGCCTTCGATCAAGAAATGGCAGATGCTTCCGGAATTCCAGCCCGAACCCTTTCTTACCTCTTGCTGACATTGATTGCTCTAACCATCGTCATTTCTTTGAAATCGGTCGGGGCGGTTTTGGTTTTTGCCCTGGTCATTATTCCCGCCGCAACCGCCTACCAGCTCACCCACACCATGAAAACCATGATGATCTGTTCGGTCCTGGCCGGAACGAGTTCCTCAGTGGGAGGGGTTTTCCTTTCCTATTGGTTTGACCTTCCATCTGGAGCAACCATTGTACTGTTGGCAACGGGTTTTTTCTTTTTATCCATTTTGTTTTCTCCAAAACGAAAGATGTATCAAAAAACCTGATGTTTTTTATTCCGTTTTTATCGGATCAGGCGGTTTTGGGGGAAACCTTCGCGGGTCCCTTTGAATCCTATCCATCACTTCTTGAATGGCACGCTCCAATTGAAGGTCCTTCCCTTGAATCACCGACTGGGGGTCGTTTTCCACCACCCTGTCGGGTTCAACGCCATAATTCTCAATGATCCAACGCCCATCATCGGAGGCAAACCCAAACTCCGGAACAAAAACCGAACCTCCATCAATCAGCGGACCGTGATTCTGAATTCCCACCACCCCTCCCCATGACCGTTTTCCAATTAAGGGCCCCAGCCCGGCTTTCTGAAACATGGCCGAAAAAATATCAGCATCGGAGGCCGACGTCTCATCCAAAATCCCAACCATGTGACCATGAAATGCCATGGAGGGATAGGGGTGGGGAATATCACTGTTTCTGGAATACTGCAAGGCCAACAGCTCCCGCTTTAACCGCTCAATTACCATCTGAGAAACATACCCCCCCCCATTTCCTCTGATATCGATAATGAGCCCCTCCTTGCGAATCTGTCCATAAAACCATTTTGTAAACTCACGAAGGCCATTGGCTCCCATATCCGGAAGGTGGAGGTAGCCCACCCGCCCTTTGGTTTTCTCAGAAACCATTTGTCGATTTCGATCCACCCAACTAAAATAGAGGAGTTGATCCTCACGGGTAAGGGGCTGAAACACCACCTCTCGCGCCCCTTCCAAAGTGGGTTTTTTATTAACCGTCATTTGGATGGGCTGATCCGCTTTGTGACGAAGCCATTGATACGGATTCACCTCGGTTGTCAAATCTTTTCCATTGATGGCCATCACATATTCCCCCTCCTCCACATGAACCCCAATTTCTCGGAGAGGTGAACGGTAACGGGCCTCTTCATTCTGCCCTTGATAAATCTTTCCGATTCGAAAGCGTTTCACGCTCGGATCAATTTCAAACCGAGCTCCGGGAAGGGCTACCTGAGGACGCGGGGGGATTTCAAAATCACCCCCGCTAACGTAGGCATGGGAAACATTCAGTTCTGATACCATTTCCCCTAGGACATAATTTAAATCGGCCCGGTGGGCAACATCTTTAAGGAGCGGACGATACCTTTCCCGAATTTCTTCCCATGGATACCCGTGCATATTCTCCACATAAAAGAAATCCCGAAATCGCCGCCAGACCTCTTCAAAAATCTGGACCCATTCCTCGGAGGGTATGCGATCCACCATAAGGCCATTGGTGGGAATTTTTTTCTTGGTCTCCTTTCCCTTGGGAGTGGCCTCGTAAACCCAGAATTGGGCTCCTTGCTTGGCAATTATTTTCTTTCCGTCATGGGAGACCTGGTAGCCGGAAACGTGTTCTGCAAGGAGCGTGGCTTTCCGGTCCTGTATAGAAAACAGATAAAGGGAAGGGATCACATCACTGTTTCGGCCGAAATAGGAGGGACCGGTTTTTCGATACAGCAAGTAACCTTCGGTGGCGGATAATTCCTCATAATTATCTGCTTGAACCGGAACCTGGGTAATCCTTTCCGATAGGCCCTCAAAATCAATGGGTCCCTTTATCATTTGATTCTTTCCTTTATTTTTTTCTTTTTCATTTTCCGTATCCTTCTGCATATCCTCCCCGGGAGAAACTTCATCACTCTCCGGTGGAAAAGGATGAGGAACATCCTTCCGTAACGCCAGGGCATAGATGCTGACTTCCCGATTTAAAATAAAGTTGGGCTCAATGGCACCTCCCTGAGGGTTAAAAGCCCGAACACCCAAAAAAAACAGATAGTTTCCCTGAGGGTCCCAGACCGGATTGAACTCGCTAAAAAAGGACCCCGTTACCCGTTGCAATTTTTTATTTTTTATATCCCATATATAAATAGACCGATAGTAGGTGTCATCGCTTAAACTAAAAGCCAGGTAGTTCCCATCCCCCGACCAGGTATAATCCACCACTTGTCCCACCTGGTCATCGGCAATTTCAGAAAGCTTTTTGGTTTTTATGTCCAAAATAAAAATTTTTCCGTTTTTATCACTCAGGGCAATGCGCTTTTCATCGGGAGACCATTTGGGCAAATATCGCATGGCATTCCCTCCTTGAGTGAGTGGTTCCAAATCCCCAGAGCCGTCTTGAGGGATCAGGAAGAGCTCTTCTTCTCCACTGCGATCGGAAAGAAAAACAACATGGTTTCCCTTGGGAGACCATGCGGGCCATTTGTCATGGGCATAAGAGGATTGGGTAAGATTCCGGGTAGGTCCCTTTTCCACCGGAACGGAAAAAATATCCCCCCGTGCCGCAAAAAGAGCCCGTTCCCCTTTCGGGCTGAAAGCAAAGGATTCGATGAACTTTTCCGCGGAAATCCTGGAAGGCCGCATGGCCACCCCATCATTGGGAACCGAAATAGATAGGGGCCGGGTTTGTTCGCTTTTCAGGTTGAAAATATGAAGGGTTCCATTTAATTCAAAAATGATTTGTTCTTGCCCGTCCGAACTGGGCCACCGAAGATCATATTCCTTATAATGGGTCAGTTGTCGGGTTTTTTGTGTGGAAGGGTGATAAGAGAAAAGATTCAACTTTCCATCCCGGTCGGAAACATAATATATAGTATCTCCGATCCACATCGGATCCCGGTCTGAACGAGGGGTTGATGTAATTTTTTCGGTTTGGAAGGTTTTCAAGTCAAAGATGAAAAGGTTTTGTGCCCAACCCCCTTCATAACGCTTCCAGGTCCTAAAATCCCTCATCAAAGGGCTGTATATCATTTTTTTTCCATCCGGGGAGAAATCACCCGCTCCGGAACTGGGCATGGGCAGGGGCTGAGGGAAGCCTCCCTGAAAAGGAACAGTAAACAATTTCCCCATATTATAATGCCATGCATAGCGCAGGGAACGGAAAAGGATTTGACTCCCATCCGAGGTCCATCCGTAAACCTGGTGATCAAAACCAAAGCGGGAGGGGATCGAGGGCTGGGCAGGATAAAAGGTGAGCTGTTTGGGAATGCCTCCCTCCGAAGGAATAACATAGACCTGTTCATCCCCATCATACTGTCCGGTAAAAGCAATCCATTGACCGTCCGGGGAAAATTTTGGAAAAAGTTCCTGTCCCGGATGTGAGGTAAGCCGTGACGCTTGCCCTCCTTTTGAACCCACCTGCCAAAGGTCCCCCGCATAACAAAACACAACCTTTTCCTGATGAATATCCGGAAAACGAAGAAGACGGGTTTCACCCCATACAGAAGGAGCGCATAAAAACACCGCACCAAAAAAGAAATAAGAAAAAAACTTAGAAAAAGGGAATCCCATTTTTCCTCCCCACCGTTCCAAAAAGAATCCTTTAAAAACCATGAGCAATGTATATTCTAAATATCAGGGAATCTTCCATTCTTGATCGATTCGAAAAAAATCGTCATTCCCTTTAAAACGGGACCCAGGAAATATCAATTGATTTAAAAAGACTGGATTCCTGCTTTCGCCGGAATGACAAAAAACCATATTTTATGACTTTTTAAGAGTGACTCAATTATGATCGTCAAAAAATCCGTTTTCCCCCAAATGTTTCTTCAAATCTCACACTCATTTTAATTTCAGCCCTTCACGGAAACAAGGATCCAGGCTACATTTTTGGGCAAAAAAAGATTCAAAGGGGTTGAAACGCTACTTAAAAACCCTTTCGGTTTAAAGAGATTGTATACCAAAGGAGAAACCCCCTTGACCCGAAGATAGCGGTAAAAACTGGGAATAATATTGGGGATCGTATCAAATCCTTGGGCCATTATGGTCAGGTCCAGGCTCTCCAACAAAAATCTAAGGGCCCGGTGATTATAATGCCACAAATGCCTCGGAGGATCCCAAAATCCCCAATATCGTCCTAATATACGCCGTTCTAGACAAGCCGTATTGGGAACCACAATATAAAAATGAGAAGCCCCATATTGAATGAGTTTCTCAAGAAACATTTTAGGGTTCCGGACATGCTCCAAAACATGGCGCAAAATTACCGTAGACGAGGGGAACCTTTCGAGGCCCCGGATCTCACATCGGTCAAAATCAATGGGGTAATAGGGAATGGATCCACTGGCTTGAACTGCCGATGGGGGCTCCTCTCCTGCATCTGCGGTCATCACCGAATGTCCTTTTCGATGAATAAAACAGGCAAAATCCCCCGGACCACACCCCACGTCAACAAAAGTGGCGGGAGAAACCCGTGAAATGATTCTCCTCAATTCCAACCCGAGTAATAGACCTTTTAAAAAGGCATGGGTCTTACTGGGAGCGGTCACCATCATCCTTCCCATATCGGAATCATAAAAAGCCCCCAGGTGATCAGGAACCGGAAGCGTACGCATCATGGTACAATGGGGACATTCCACAATAGAAAAAGGTCGCTGGGTAATCATATCCTCAATGTTCCAAACAGTTTTCATCCCTTCTGAGGAATGACAAACCGGGCAGGAATCTTCAACCTTCACCATTGAAACCCCGATCCGGTCATATTTTTTCCAAGTTTAAATATTTTCGGCAATCCTCTCCTCCGTTCCACCCTGTATTTTTGTTCCGGCGCTCTGAAACCGGATTAACATTTCGGGAGCAATTCGAATGAAATATTCCAAAAAACAAATGAGAAAAAAAGTGGTTTCCAACATTTCCAAAAATTCCCCAAACACCTTTCCAAAATGGCGGACGGTTTGGGAATCCCAAGAAAAGGACTCGGCAACAAAATCAAACCCTCTTTCCATTCCCTCCACAAAATCGATTCCTATGGCAATGGCGAAAAAAACCAGAAGGAGCTCAAAACTCATCAGGCTGATAAAAATAACCCTGATGAATTTTTCGGAGTGGACGGTCATCGAAAAGGAAGGGGAAGGAGATTTTAATTTGGAAGAAATATCTTTGGAAGCCATCACCAATTTTTTTAATCACGGACCTTATTTCTCAATGACCTTAAGATTCACAATGGCGGCACAGGGGGATTCCTCATTCTTTGCACTTTTTATGTAGAGGAATAACCAGTCCCGATAGGTCTCCGCCTCTTCAAAGCATTGATACGCATCCGGAAATTCTCCGGTTTTGAGGGGAAGATCATCACTGGTACTCCGCACACCCACAATCACATTGTTCACCCCTAAAAGCTCAAAATCTTTTTTGGTCATAGGGTCTTTATACAGACGACGCAGGTAGTTTTTTTTTCCAAAACCATCCCCCATCAAATCTTCCATCGAAGAGGGGTATTTTAGGGCACCGGGTTTATTAAAATATAAAGCAATGGCCCTTCGAATTTGATCCCCCCGGAAAAGCAGTTCCGCTTCCTTGTCCCGTTTCACAATGGTCTTCCATTGCTTTACCCCAATGGACGTTGAAATACCGATGATGACAATGGTGGCAAGAAGCACAAAAAGAGTAAATCCTTTTTGATTGAAAAGGATATTAAGGGTTCTTCGGGATTTTTTTTCCACCTCACACCTAACTCCTTACGGGTTTACTTTTCTTGCCTCTAACCTAGTGCCTCACCTTTACCCCTTTCGCCCCCCTTTTTTTTACCATTCATTATAGGGGGTCCCATCCGTTCCCACAAGATTACTTCCACTGTGAACATCATAAACCCCCTGTTCATCTCCTTCTGCCTCCTCTAAAAATATTTCAATCCAGGTTTCTTTAGATTGGGTCATGGGATCCACCGGAATGGCTCTTAAGTAACCCATTTCCACCAAATCCTCCAGGGCAGAAGGATAACTTCCGTGATCGGAGTAGTATTGATCCAGAAGATCCCGAAAAACAAAAAGATCTTCTTTTAGGGTTGCTTCTTTCGCTTTCAGTGTGGCCAATTGATAAGAGGGGATCGCAAGAGTCACCAAAATGCCAAGAATACTCAAAACCACTAATATTTCAAGCAATGTAAACCCGGCGTTCCTTTTTAATACCGGCAGACGCATTTCAAACCTATTTAATTTCATTTTCCAGATACCCTCACCACTCCCGATAATGAACCCCGTCTAGCCCAACTCCTTCGCTGAGGGTGAAAACATCAAACACGTCATCCCCACACCACTCGGTTTCATCGGGAGGATCTTTATAACATCGAAGGCCCCATTCCCTTTCTCCGGTCATCGGGTCTTTTGGAATTCTGCGAAGGTACTTTCGTAACGTTCCTTTAACATCCCCACTGGGAGCCCCCTCCACCAAAATGTCTAAAGAAACAGGGTAGCCGCTTTCACTATTGACCACATCACTTTCAAGACGTGAAATCTTTTTTGCCTCATAATCCCATCTAAACCGATCAATGGCAACCCGCATTTCCCTTAAACTTCTTCGAAGCTCCAGCTCTTTTCCCCTTTTGATGGTAATTTTTGATATCGGGAGTGCAATAGAGGCCAGTATAAAAATGACGGTCAGGGTAATGATAATTTCAACAAGGGTAATCCCGCTCTGGGAATGGGAAAATGAAACCTGCCGGTAAAAACTGAAAAGTCCTTGTTTCATTGGACACGGATCTGTGCCTGCATGGATTGAATCGGGAGATAACCTTTTGCGGGGGTTAACATTTGGGGGTTTTCAAGAAAAATAGGAGAGGTGCCCACACCTTTTCCGGAAAAGGTCAATTGAATCAGATCTCCCGATCCCGAAATGCCCCGGGTATCCCCCAGGCGCTTTAAATGAATTTTAACTTTTCCCTGTCCATTGCTTGATGTGGTAAAAGAGGTTTGAACCCCACCTTGCCGGAGGAAAGAACCCTCCTGGGCACTTTTGAGGTGCAGGATTTCAGGATCATAAGAAAGGGTCAGCATCGCCTCGGACATACTGGGGATTTGATTGACCATGACCGCCATACCTAATTCCTGTTGAATGGTCAAGTTTCCCTCTTGAGGGCGAAACATGACTACGGTTTCTTTCTGGCTCTGAACGCCCGGAAAGGGTCCTAATTTGGAGCGGGGGAGAAAACCGGTTGGGGAAGGAGGAACGGGAGGCCGAGGGTTGTTTCGTGGCGCATTAAAGGATGAGGGTGGGACTCCGGGAACCGAAGGGGGAATAATCGATGGAGGAATTTGCCCGCGAGGAGGAGTCCCAGGAGATCTCCCGGTTCCCGGCGATGGGCTTTCCACAGGAATTTCTGGGAGCGGGGGAAGGCCATCGCTTTCCTTTAACCCCCCAAAGGGAGCAAAATCTGAAAATAGGGGTTTGGTAGAATAAGCCTCCCCCGTACCCGACCAAAACGACTGGATCGCCTCAGCAGGGGTCTCCAATCCCCGGACCACATGAGGGGTGATGGTCAAAAGCAAATCGATATTTTGTTTTTCGGTGTCCAATCCTGAAAAAAGGTAACCCAACACGGGAATATCACCTAACCCGGGGATTTTGTTGACCGACTTCTTCTCGTCCTCTTGAATGAGCCCCCCAATCACCACCGTTTCCCCATCCCTAATATTTAATACGGTTTCCACGGAACGGTTTCCGAATTGAAATTGCGATTGGTTCTCCCCGAGTTCAACCCTGGGACCTAGCGTCGTAATATCCAAACTGAGTTTTACAGTCACATCATTATTTAAATGAATATTGGGTTTATCCACTGATAATTTGATCCCCGTATCTTTAAATTCAATATTGGTGGTCACGTTGACGTTTTGGCTCACGGCCTGGGTACCGGTTCCTGAAGCAAACTGGGTTGAACTCAAAAGAATCGGGACCTTGTTTCCAATGTTAATTTTTGCGGATTCATTGTTGAGGATTCGGATTTTAGGATTGGCTAGTGTCTTTGCATCGGAGTTCGTTTTTAGAAAATCAATGATCACACTGGGAAGTGTGAAAAGATATGCCGCGGTTCCCAGATTGGTTAACTGTTCCACACTAATGGTTGTGGCTCCTGACGATGAGACTGTTCCCCCAGGAGGGGTCAGGGAAAATTGGGCTTGATTGGAAGAAAAATTCCACCCCAATTTGCTCATTTTTTGTTCGTTGACTTCCAAAATTTCCACATCAAATGTCACCTCGGCAACTTTTCGATCATTGGCATGAATAATCTTTTCGGCAAGCTCAATTTTCTCAGGAGTATCCCGCAAGACAATCGCATTGAGGTCATTGTTTACAAAGACCCGGCGGGTTTCCAACATGGTCCGAAGCAGGTTGACCATATCCTTTGCCGGAACGTTTGAGAGGTAAAAGGTCCGAATCAACAAATCTTGATACTGATCCACCTTTTGCTTAATTTTTGGAACGATGAGAATGGTTTCTTCATTGATTTTTTTCATGAAAAGGTTGTTGGTGGCCAGGATCAAATTCAATGCTTCATTAAAAGAAACGTCCCTTACAAAGATGGTCACATTATCATCACGGACATCCTTATCAAAAAGGATATTGATCCCTGAGGTTTTGGCCAGCAGTTCGAAGACCTCTTTCAACCGGGCATTTTGAAATTTAAGGGTAATGGGCTGTGTCGATTTTAAAGCTAATTCTCCCTCTGCTTTTTGTTTCTCCATAAGAGCATTAATTCTGATCAAACCCTCTTGTGCCAAAACATGGGAGGGATCCAACTCCAGCGCCTTCTCAAATTCAGAGATGGCATCATCAAATCTTGAAATGTTGGCAAACCGTTCTCCTAATTTGTAGAAGCTTTGGGCCTCTCTCAATTTCATGGCCCCCGCCAGGGAATTTTGATGTTCTTTTTTAGAGGGATCCAAGCTTAAGGCACGTTTAAATTCCTGAATCGCCAATTCGATTTCCTTCTCTTGAAGCAGTTGTTTTCCCTGAACGAAGTGCAGAGCAGCAACCCGTTTTTTGGCTTCAATTAATTTTTCTCTAACTTCTAGATTGGTGGGATCCTTATCGAGGGCCATTTGGTAATGGATCAGGGACCCTTCCCAGTTTCCCTCCTCGGCAAACTGATCCCCCAGCCGAATCTCTTTCATGGAAACACAGCCCATCACCGAAAACACCACCAACCATACAAAAATTTGGGTTGCCCCTTTTACGAAACAGATTTTCAAAATTTTCTCCTTAATCAAGGTCCGATTTTTAAAGAAACTTTTTTTATTTTTCCGAACATTACGAAAATGACTTATGAAGTCTTCTTTAGAAGACCCTCCACCCTAACCCATATTTTTCTGACCGGAACGGTAAATGTTTCAGCCGGGTCTTGAAATTTCAAAATGTATTTCTTAATAGCCTCCAGCACTTTATAAAACCGAACCATCCGGTTCGGGGTCATTCAACCACAATGGTCACCTCTACGTTCGTCCCAGGATCCATTAAAACCACCCTCCCTTGACTCAACTCCTTCAAAAGATATTGGTTTTGAATCAAATCCCCTTGATGTGCAATAAACAGCTCTCCTTCTCTGCTTAAAAAAACTTCTTCCCGGTTTCCCTTATTTAAAAAACCCAAAACCCTAAACTGACTTAAATTCTGCCGTGCATGTTCAGCGGCTATCTCTTCGGGAGTGGGTATATAGAGGGTCGTCGTGGGAGGGGGAGCCAGGGTGGTAGTGGTGGTGGTGGCTTTAAAGAACCTCACGGTTTTAAAAATATCCTTGGGCTTCTTCCATTCCACCTGTTGCCTTTTTTCTAGAAGATCCAGCTGAAGCGCAAAGGTTTCCTCTCTATTGGGTTGCTTCGTTTCCCCTCCCTTTGCGAAGGTTAACGGCACCCTTTTTTGGGGTTCAGAGCGTGTCCACTGATAAACGATGATGAGCACCCAAAGGCCTAGGAACACCACCAGGATTAATCTCATATATTCCTGGCGACGTTTCACGAAAACTCCTTTTCATTAAAAAATGGAAAACGCTTTACGGTACGTTTTGGCGGGAAAAATTGCAAAGTGAGCTCCCTCACATAAGTGATTGCCATTGTAGCACTTTAGAGTGCCGCTGGCAAACCATTAACCCCCGGATAATCGCCTCACTCTCTCTTGAATCTCCTGGTATAAAGGCCCTTCTTGGGGGCCTTGGGATAAAAGGATTTTATATTCTTGTTGGGCCTCCTTCAAGCTCCCCGCCTTCTCTAATAAAAGGGCCAGGGAATAACGCGCTTGGACATGGGTGGAATGATACTGGACTGCCAGCCGAT
It includes:
- a CDS encoding S41 family peptidase, encoding MGFPFSKFFSYFFFGAVFLCAPSVWGETRLLRFPDIHQEKVVFCYAGDLWQVGSKGGQASRLTSHPGQELFPKFSPDGQWIAFTGQYDGDEQVYVIPSEGGIPKQLTFYPAQPSIPSRFGFDHQVYGWTSDGSQILFRSLRYAWHYNMGKLFTVPFQGGFPQPLPMPSSGAGDFSPDGKKMIYSPLMRDFRTWKRYEGGWAQNLFIFDLKTFQTEKITSTPRSDRDPMWIGDTIYYVSDRDGKLNLFSYHPSTQKTRQLTHYKEYDLRWPSSDGQEQIIFELNGTLHIFNLKSEQTRPLSISVPNDGVAMRPSRISAEKFIESFAFSPKGERALFAARGDIFSVPVEKGPTRNLTQSSYAHDKWPAWSPKGNHVVFLSDRSGEEELFLIPQDGSGDLEPLTQGGNAMRYLPKWSPDEKRIALSDKNGKIFILDIKTKKLSEIADDQVGQVVDYTWSGDGNYLAFSLSDDTYYRSIYIWDIKNKKLQRVTGSFFSEFNPVWDPQGNYLFFLGVRAFNPQGGAIEPNFILNREVSIYALALRKDVPHPFPPESDEVSPGEDMQKDTENEKEKNKGKNQMIKGPIDFEGLSERITQVPVQADNYEELSATEGYLLYRKTGPSYFGRNSDVIPSLYLFSIQDRKATLLAEHVSGYQVSHDGKKIIAKQGAQFWVYEATPKGKETKKKIPTNGLMVDRIPSEEWVQIFEEVWRRFRDFFYVENMHGYPWEEIRERYRPLLKDVAHRADLNYVLGEMVSELNVSHAYVSGGDFEIPPRPQVALPGARFEIDPSVKRFRIGKIYQGQNEEARYRSPLREIGVHVEEGEYVMAINGKDLTTEVNPYQWLRHKADQPIQMTVNKKPTLEGAREVVFQPLTREDQLLYFSWVDRNRQMVSEKTKGRVGYLHLPDMGANGLREFTKWFYGQIRKEGLIIDIRGNGGGYVSQMVIERLKRELLALQYSRNSDIPHPYPSMAFHGHMVGILDETSASDADIFSAMFQKAGLGPLIGKRSWGGVVGIQNHGPLIDGGSVFVPEFGFASDDGRWIIENYGVEPDRVVENDPQSVIQGKDLQLERAIQEVMDRIQRDPRRFPPKPPDPIKTE
- a CDS encoding class I SAM-dependent methyltransferase, whose protein sequence is MVKVEDSCPVCHSSEGMKTVWNIEDMITQRPFSIVECPHCTMMRTLPVPDHLGAFYDSDMGRMMVTAPSKTHAFLKGLLLGLELRRIISRVSPATFVDVGCGPGDFACFIHRKGHSVMTADAGEEPPSAVQASGSIPYYPIDFDRCEIRGLERFPSSTVILRHVLEHVRNPKMFLEKLIQYGASHFYIVVPNTACLERRILGRYWGFWDPPRHLWHYNHRALRFLLESLDLTIMAQGFDTIPNIIPSFYRYLRVKGVSPLVYNLFKPKGFLSSVSTPLNLFLPKNVAWILVSVKG
- a CDS encoding secretin N-terminal domain-containing protein, encoding MKICFVKGATQIFVWLVVFSVMGCVSMKEIRLGDQFAEEGNWEGSLIHYQMALDKDPTNLEVREKLIEAKKRVAALHFVQGKQLLQEKEIELAIQEFKRALSLDPSKKEHQNSLAGAMKLREAQSFYKLGERFANISRFDDAISEFEKALELDPSHVLAQEGLIRINALMEKQKAEGELALKSTQPITLKFQNARLKEVFELLAKTSGINILFDKDVRDDNVTIFVRDVSFNEALNLILATNNLFMKKINEETILIVPKIKQKVDQYQDLLIRTFYLSNVPAKDMVNLLRTMLETRRVFVNNDLNAIVLRDTPEKIELAEKIIHANDRKVAEVTFDVEILEVNEQKMSKLGWNFSSNQAQFSLTPPGGTVSSSGATTISVEQLTNLGTAAYLFTLPSVIIDFLKTNSDAKTLANPKIRILNNESAKINIGNKVPILLSSTQFASGTGTQAVSQNVNVTTNIEFKDTGIKLSVDKPNIHLNNDVTVKLSLDITTLGPRVELGENQSQFQFGNRSVETVLNIRDGETVVIGGLIQEDEKKSVNKIPGLGDIPVLGYLFSGLDTEKQNIDLLLTITPHVVRGLETPAEAIQSFWSGTGEAYSTKPLFSDFAPFGGLKESDGLPPLPEIPVESPSPGTGRSPGTPPRGQIPPSIIPPSVPGVPPSSFNAPRNNPRPPVPPSPTGFLPRSKLGPFPGVQSQKETVVMFRPQEGNLTIQQELGMAVMVNQIPSMSEAMLTLSYDPEILHLKSAQEGSFLRQGGVQTSFTTSSNGQGKVKIHLKRLGDTRGISGSGDLIQLTFSGKGVGTSPIFLENPQMLTPAKGYLPIQSMQAQIRVQ
- a CDS encoding type II secretion system protein, with protein sequence MEKKSRRTLNILFNQKGFTLFVLLATIVIIGISTSIGVKQWKTIVKRDKEAELLFRGDQIRRAIALYFNKPGALKYPSSMEDLMGDGFGKKNYLRRLYKDPMTKKDFELLGVNNVIVGVRSTSDDLPLKTGEFPDAYQCFEEAETYRDWLFLYIKSAKNEESPCAAIVNLKVIEK
- a CDS encoding prepilin-type N-terminal cleavage/methylation domain-containing protein gives rise to the protein MKQGLFSFYRQVSFSHSQSGITLVEIIITLTVIFILASIALPISKITIKRGKELELRRSLREMRVAIDRFRWDYEAKKISRLESDVVNSESGYPVSLDILVEGAPSGDVKGTLRKYLRRIPKDPMTGEREWGLRCYKDPPDETEWCGDDVFDVFTLSEGVGLDGVHYREW
- a CDS encoding prepilin-type N-terminal cleavage/methylation domain-containing protein, whose protein sequence is MKLNRFEMRLPVLKRNAGFTLLEILVVLSILGILVTLAIPSYQLATLKAKEATLKEDLFVFRDLLDQYYSDHGSYPSALEDLVEMGYLRAIPVDPMTQSKETWIEIFLEEAEGDEQGVYDVHSGSNLVGTDGTPYNEW
- a CDS encoding metal ABC transporter permease — protein: MPEWISYGFIQRALLSSVLVGCLCSIIGVFVILKGFSFIGAGTAHSAFAGVTLAYLLGINPMGLAILFGVGAVWVIGFLEQKGKMKLDVSTGIFYTSTMALAILFIGMMKGYNAEVYGYLFGSILSVSQTDIWIMSFVTFLILFIIFLFYKEFHFIAFDQEMADASGIPARTLSYLLLTLIALTIVISLKSVGAVLVFALVIIPAATAYQLTHTMKTMMICSVLAGTSSSVGGVFLSYWFDLPSGATIVLLATGFFFLSILFSPKRKMYQKT